The genomic stretch GTTCTAAAAGTCATTTTTGTGGTTAACTTAACTTTATTCACATGATAGCTACAGGGGCTGACAAAGacttcctctaacatttctttcttctggCAGGATGATTTAGAGGTTGGTTGCAGTGTGGTTTGAAGGGCTGTGTGGTGAGACGGTTCAGGGGCTTGTTATAGCTCTACATCATCATGCATCCAGTTTCACTTTGACCTTGTGGCTTGTCTAACACATTTGCCGTTAAGAGTTGGGGAATAAATCTATCACTCACTGGCAAACACTTGGCAGCCCTTGAGAGCAGCATCTTTAGAGAACATACAATTTATCCTAACACTGGAAGCACCTCAGATACTGTGAGTGCAGGTCAGAAGTGCCTTGAGGTACCGAGAAAGGCATCCCATGACAGCAGTGGGATCTCAGGGCATACAGCAGGCAGCTCTGGAGTGTTGCAGTCAATCCCAGGAGCGTGACATGCCGTCTCAGCTCTGATAGGACCTCACAAGGAGCCACATGAGGAGAACCGTAATCAGGACAATGGTGAAGTTGAGACACAGCTCCCGGGTGGAGTGTTCCATTCTCACAGTGGCTCAGTGAGAACCGGAGGCAGACTTCTCAGGGCACACCAGAGCCTCCTGCTTGTCCTCACCTCCTAACAGAATGTAACAAAGTAAAAACGAGGAGATTAATGA from Rhinolophus ferrumequinum isolate MPI-CBG mRhiFer1 chromosome 11, mRhiFer1_v1.p, whole genome shotgun sequence encodes the following:
- the SLN gene encoding sarcolipin; the encoded protein is MEHSTRELCLNFTIVLITVLLMWLLVRSYQS